Proteins encoded within one genomic window of Cytophagales bacterium:
- a CDS encoding glycosyltransferase family 2 protein: MQILFWSLIALILFTYFGYPVSLLMLNKLGIGAPKVSNTITELPTMTFVVAAYNEASCIREKIENTLQLDYDWDKLQLVVVADGSNDHTPEIVRQYPGVTLYHQPERQGKVAAINRVMPFLDSEVIVLSDANTLLNTEALEEMGQVFLNEKVGAVSGEKVVISDGSDDATASEGLYWKYESAIKKWDSELNTMVGCAGELMSFRKSLYQPIEEDTYIEDFVMSMRIAADGHKVAYCPQAKAHELPSASIGDEMKRKVRIAAGGLQAIWRLRGLLNPFRYGLLTYQYVGHRVLRWTLTPLSLPFIFMLNVALMENSWIYGSLLYTQIAFYGIALLGSYFKQKKLTIKGLFVPYYFTMMNYAVFLGFMRLLKGRQQVTWEKAERRLSASV, encoded by the coding sequence ATGCAAATCTTATTCTGGTCTTTGATCGCCTTAATTCTATTTACCTATTTCGGCTATCCTGTTTCTTTGTTGATGTTGAATAAACTGGGTATTGGTGCTCCAAAAGTGAGTAATACAATCACCGAATTGCCGACCATGACTTTTGTCGTAGCGGCCTACAATGAGGCTAGCTGTATTCGGGAAAAGATTGAAAACACCCTTCAGCTGGACTATGATTGGGACAAACTACAATTGGTGGTGGTTGCAGATGGTTCAAATGACCATACACCGGAAATAGTTCGTCAATATCCAGGAGTAACCTTGTATCATCAGCCAGAACGACAAGGGAAAGTGGCTGCCATTAACCGTGTAATGCCCTTTCTGGATTCAGAAGTGATTGTATTGTCCGATGCCAATACCCTATTGAATACGGAGGCATTAGAAGAGATGGGTCAGGTATTTCTGAATGAAAAGGTAGGGGCAGTCTCTGGTGAAAAAGTGGTAATCAGCGATGGAAGTGATGATGCTACAGCGAGTGAGGGGCTTTACTGGAAATATGAGTCTGCTATCAAAAAGTGGGATAGTGAACTCAATACCATGGTTGGGTGTGCTGGCGAATTGATGTCGTTTAGAAAAAGTTTGTATCAACCAATTGAGGAGGATACTTACATTGAAGACTTTGTAATGTCCATGCGCATTGCAGCAGATGGTCATAAGGTGGCTTACTGTCCACAAGCCAAAGCTCATGAATTACCTTCCGCTAGTATCGGTGACGAAATGAAGCGAAAAGTACGCATTGCTGCGGGTGGTTTACAAGCGATCTGGCGGTTGCGCGGATTGTTGAATCCTTTTCGATATGGCTTGTTGACTTATCAATATGTCGGGCACAGGGTTTTACGCTGGACATTGACACCTCTAAGTTTACCCTTCATATTCATGCTCAATGTTGCATTGATGGAGAATTCATGGATATATGGATCCTTGCTGTATACCCAAATTGCTTTTTACGGAATTGCGCTGTTAGGATCGTACTTCAAACAGAAGAAACTGACGATCAAAGGACTGTTTGTTCCCTACTACTTCACCATGATGAACTACGCCGTATTCCTTGGATTCATGCGCTTACTGAAGGGCCGTCAGCAAGTAACCTGGGAGAAAGCGGAACGGAGGTTATCCGCCTCTGTCTAA
- a CDS encoding glycosyltransferase family 2 protein: MNYNNRRDTFQFLRSIDKLNSKNIEVIVVDNGSKENIVPVLQTYFPHVNGVRSEQNLGFAGGNNLGVNSANGEFLYFVNNDTIFLEDHFSALANQLIKHPEIGAISPQLIYPDGRIQFQGKSTMNPLTGRTKDLHYDHKGLAPTSYIHGGAVMIKREVLDSVGIMPEHYFLYYEELAWSEQIKSAGFELAIDLKHEIVHDESATTSKISDLKTYFMTRNRMLFMRKYSSRYFLLFLLYFTTVVLPKETLKMLIRREFGNLKAIIAGAFWHMNHGPESRQLGYKFNYLKPVAA, translated from the coding sequence ATCAACTATAACAATCGCAGGGATACGTTTCAGTTCCTCCGATCGATCGACAAACTCAACTCAAAAAACATTGAGGTCATTGTCGTGGATAATGGCTCGAAGGAAAACATTGTGCCTGTACTCCAAACTTATTTTCCGCATGTAAATGGAGTTCGGAGCGAGCAGAACCTTGGATTTGCCGGTGGGAACAATCTGGGAGTCAATAGCGCCAATGGGGAATTCCTTTATTTCGTGAATAATGACACGATCTTTTTGGAAGATCACTTTTCCGCGCTGGCCAATCAACTCATCAAACATCCAGAGATAGGGGCGATCTCACCACAATTGATCTACCCGGATGGCCGCATCCAGTTCCAGGGAAAGTCAACCATGAATCCGCTGACTGGACGAACGAAAGACCTGCATTATGATCATAAAGGCCTGGCACCAACCTCTTACATCCATGGAGGTGCGGTAATGATCAAGCGTGAGGTCCTGGATTCAGTAGGAATTATGCCTGAACACTACTTCCTTTATTATGAGGAATTGGCCTGGTCCGAGCAAATCAAATCAGCAGGGTTTGAACTGGCCATAGACCTTAAACATGAAATTGTACATGATGAATCAGCTACCACCTCGAAAATCAGTGACTTAAAGACTTATTTCATGACTCGCAACCGAATGTTGTTCATGAGAAAATATTCGAGCCGTTATTTTTTATTATTTTTACTATATTTCACAACGGTTGTATTACCTAAGGAGACCTTGAAAATGCTGATTCGAAGAGAATTCGGAAACTTGAAAGCCATAATCGCAGGTGCTTTTTGGCATATGAATCATGGACCAGAGAGTCGGCAATTGGGTTACAAGTTCAACTACCTTAAACCTGTTGCTGCATGA
- a CDS encoding glycosyltransferase has protein sequence MIAPYDIVILALNRCDDVLNSSTWQMANSMAHSKRVLYVNHPKTWLDCLKMRKRVHQKITRHTSNLHCLEPAAMLPTNFLPKGKFYDWLQKINHEWLYRSIIKVLGKGKVELFINAFDFYYPYLQRKLANRVNKVAYYSLDPIVKDRSKKHGIANERKLVADADHVFCSAKSLYDQWQKEHHSVHYLPNAVNFNGLQHQVAHPPKTISMLKGVKVGLFGNIDRRVDLDLLNSTLNAGYMSLVLAGPVSQKCEKLMQLPNVFYYGTYQYHNLRSFVESVDVCLIPYRVTPDMEKIYPLKLMEYFAFGKPVVMTPFNTDQVQQLGKMVYLARTANEMQQAILKAYHEDNPYRRHERKAIAAENNWDSRSKTLLDVVYHDQSA, from the coding sequence ATGATCGCACCATATGACATAGTAATCCTTGCTTTGAATCGCTGCGATGACGTGTTGAATTCTTCTACCTGGCAGATGGCCAACTCCATGGCACATTCCAAACGGGTATTGTATGTGAATCATCCAAAAACCTGGCTCGATTGCCTGAAGATGCGCAAACGAGTACACCAAAAAATCACAAGGCATACTTCTAACCTACATTGCCTGGAACCAGCTGCCATGCTGCCCACCAATTTCTTACCTAAAGGAAAGTTTTACGACTGGTTGCAAAAGATCAATCACGAGTGGTTGTACCGATCCATCATCAAAGTGCTGGGCAAAGGGAAAGTAGAATTATTCATCAATGCGTTTGACTTCTACTACCCCTACCTCCAAAGAAAACTGGCCAACCGGGTGAATAAGGTTGCCTATTACAGCCTGGACCCTATTGTGAAGGATCGATCTAAAAAACACGGCATAGCGAACGAAAGGAAATTAGTGGCCGATGCAGATCATGTTTTTTGCAGCGCCAAAAGCCTCTATGATCAATGGCAAAAGGAACACCATAGCGTGCATTATTTGCCTAATGCCGTCAATTTCAACGGACTTCAACATCAGGTAGCCCATCCCCCAAAAACCATTTCCATGCTCAAAGGAGTAAAAGTTGGACTATTTGGCAACATTGATCGACGTGTAGATCTGGATCTATTGAACTCCACGCTCAATGCGGGATACATGAGCCTGGTTTTAGCTGGCCCTGTGTCCCAGAAGTGTGAAAAATTGATGCAATTACCGAATGTGTTCTATTACGGCACTTATCAATACCATAACCTTAGGTCTTTTGTGGAGTCGGTAGATGTATGCCTGATCCCCTATCGAGTCACACCCGACATGGAAAAAATTTACCCATTGAAACTCATGGAATATTTCGCTTTCGGAAAGCCAGTCGTGATGACTCCTTTCAATACGGATCAGGTTCAGCAACTAGGCAAAATGGTCTATTTAGCAAGAACCGCTAATGAGATGCAGCAAGCTATTTTGAAAGCCTATCACGAAGACAATCCTTACCGCAGACATGAAAGGAAAGCCATTGCCGCTGAAAACAATTGGGACAGCCGTTCAAAAACACTCTTAGATGTCGTCTATCATGATCAGTCAGCTTAA
- a CDS encoding acyltransferase encodes MISQLKSYIKKHPKIKKSIHSLIFRKKPYDARLRWYVWLWWTLPQYFKRGIAWNARLDLVPFHRFSLGRHSRIEKHVVINNGMGDVALADEVHTGIGCVIIGPVIMEKHVGLSQYVRILGMHHGIDPRTPHHHQPCTAAPVILEEDAFIGTGTVIMGKKDGSPLTIGKYSRVGANSVVTTDIPPYSIAVGNPARVVKTWDHDKQTWMKVAYPTDYNEIFGSTILNSLN; translated from the coding sequence ATGATCAGTCAGCTTAAATCCTACATCAAAAAGCACCCAAAAATCAAGAAAAGCATTCATTCGCTTATCTTTCGAAAAAAGCCATACGACGCCAGGTTGAGGTGGTATGTTTGGCTTTGGTGGACATTGCCCCAATATTTCAAAAGAGGTATTGCCTGGAATGCACGCCTGGATCTGGTCCCTTTTCATCGGTTCAGTCTAGGTCGGCATTCTCGAATTGAAAAGCATGTGGTCATCAACAATGGAATGGGTGATGTCGCATTAGCGGATGAAGTACACACCGGCATTGGTTGCGTCATCATTGGCCCGGTAATAATGGAAAAGCATGTCGGACTCTCTCAATATGTTCGGATCCTGGGCATGCATCATGGCATCGACCCAAGAACGCCCCATCATCATCAACCTTGTACAGCTGCTCCAGTAATTCTCGAAGAAGATGCCTTCATAGGTACCGGAACCGTGATTATGGGCAAGAAAGATGGTAGTCCACTTACGATTGGAAAGTACTCACGTGTTGGTGCCAATTCTGTTGTGACTACTGACATCCCCCCCTATTCTATTGCAGTGGGTAATCCAGCCAGGGTTGTCAAAACCTGGGATCATGACAAGCAAACATGGATGAAAGTGGCCTATCCTACAGATTACAACGAGATATTTGGCTCAACGATCTTGAATAGCCTTAACTAA
- a CDS encoding helix-turn-helix transcriptional regulator, with amino-acid sequence MEEIVHIRSIAEVYNFLETEKPPHPLITVMRKWPKVHKGVDELRFSSDLYYIALKRNISGSFKYGRNSYDYQEGTMVFIAPGQVATFSLDRVGTVPHGWAILFHPDLIRKTQLGKSIRQYSYFNYEISEALHLADKEQKFVNTIVDTIEQEINQNIDRHSQTLIVQNLETILKYSQRYYDRQFYTRSNFDKDLVTKFEQYLQAYFESPELREQGIPTIDQCGAAMNMSGAYLSDLLRTETGRSAKDHIYAYLIEKAKTTLLSTQAPVSQIAYQLGFDYSQHFSKLFKSKTGMSPSEYRNLN; translated from the coding sequence GTGGAAGAAATTGTTCACATCAGAAGTATCGCCGAGGTATACAATTTTCTGGAAACAGAAAAACCACCTCATCCGCTAATTACGGTCATGCGAAAATGGCCTAAAGTTCATAAGGGAGTCGATGAGCTCCGGTTTTCAAGTGACTTGTACTATATCGCCTTGAAACGCAACATCAGTGGCAGTTTCAAATACGGCCGAAACTCCTACGACTATCAGGAAGGCACCATGGTATTCATAGCTCCGGGGCAAGTAGCCACCTTCTCGCTGGACCGTGTAGGCACCGTGCCCCATGGATGGGCCATTCTTTTTCACCCCGACTTGATCCGGAAAACACAGCTAGGTAAATCTATCCGACAGTATTCTTATTTCAATTATGAAATCAGCGAAGCCCTACACCTGGCCGATAAAGAACAAAAGTTCGTGAACACAATAGTGGACACCATTGAGCAAGAGATTAACCAAAACATCGATCGACATTCTCAAACCTTGATAGTCCAAAACCTGGAAACGATCCTCAAGTATAGCCAGCGCTATTATGACCGACAATTTTATACCAGAAGCAATTTTGACAAGGATTTGGTCACGAAGTTTGAGCAATACCTGCAAGCATATTTTGAGTCTCCCGAGCTTCGTGAACAAGGTATACCTACCATTGATCAATGCGGGGCTGCCATGAATATGTCCGGAGCTTATCTCAGTGACCTATTGCGTACTGAAACAGGAAGAAGTGCCAAGGACCACATTTATGCTTATCTCATTGAAAAGGCGAAAACAACACTGCTAAGTACTCAAGCACCAGTAAGTCAGATCGCCTATCAACTGGGGTTTGACTACTCTCAGCATTTCAGTAAATTATTTAAATCAAAGACGGGTATGAGTCCCAGTGAATACCGCAATCTCAATTAA
- a CDS encoding SDR family NAD(P)-dependent oxidoreductase: MKKTAYNIIEGQNLTGKIFLITGGYTGLGAIHTRALLISNATVIISGRSAQTQAEFAKDLQEDPEINFEEHQLDASHTVDLGDLASVKAFASYIKSTYQSLDSLILNAGVMFTPPGKTKDGFETQMGINVIGHFLLAKMLVDITKRQVWLSSQGHIRFGAPGINYEAIKQVDEQTYVSRARYQQAKLGNILLAKEFAQRYPHMKAVSLHPGGVKTNLGRHMTLGQKLGMVLKHPLMILSMVEPEVGAATQTMLSILPDHELENGAYYSDCKVIEEAPSGKDMTDAKKLFDYCEEATKAFQV; encoded by the coding sequence ATGAAAAAAACAGCCTACAACATCATCGAAGGTCAGAATTTGACAGGAAAGATCTTCCTGATCACCGGTGGCTACACCGGACTGGGAGCTATCCATACCCGAGCTTTGCTCATTTCCAATGCCACCGTCATTATATCAGGTCGCAGTGCTCAAACACAAGCTGAATTTGCCAAAGATTTGCAAGAAGATCCTGAGATCAATTTTGAAGAACATCAATTAGATGCTTCCCATACGGTCGATTTGGGCGACTTGGCATCCGTCAAAGCATTCGCATCTTATATCAAAAGCACCTACCAGTCATTGGACAGCCTCATCCTCAATGCAGGGGTCATGTTTACTCCACCCGGAAAAACAAAAGATGGTTTTGAAACACAAATGGGCATCAATGTGATTGGTCACTTTTTGTTAGCTAAGATGTTGGTGGATATCACCAAACGTCAGGTTTGGCTTTCCTCTCAAGGACACATCAGATTCGGTGCTCCGGGTATAAATTATGAAGCCATCAAACAAGTGGATGAGCAAACTTATGTCAGTCGAGCACGCTATCAGCAAGCGAAATTGGGTAACATCTTGTTGGCTAAGGAATTTGCTCAACGATATCCTCATATGAAAGCGGTCTCCTTACATCCGGGAGGTGTCAAAACGAACCTGGGACGACACATGACTTTGGGGCAAAAATTGGGCATGGTCTTGAAGCACCCTTTAATGATCCTCTCCATGGTTGAACCGGAAGTAGGTGCAGCCACTCAGACAATGCTCTCCATACTCCCTGATCATGAATTGGAAAATGGTGCCTATTATTCTGATTGCAAAGTGATCGAAGAAGCCCCAAGCGGAAAGGACATGACCGATGCAAAGAAGCTCTTCGATTACTGTGAAGAAGCCACTAAGGCATTTCAGGTTTAA
- a CDS encoding nuclear transport factor 2 family protein: protein MDTQTLAQTTILSEDQQAIKDLIDELFKAADDRKWGIAESTMANSVYVDYSALGGTVGFQSPEEIVSGWKAFLPGFDRTVHQVHNQAIWVAGDRASATFDAIAAHYLEAGSGENHWTVFVGYDTEFIKQDGKWRLARIDLSLYDQVGNSELPQAALAVMENGAANPLASASDATATVEKFFQALEATNFEALVNTLDDEVVQKMPLAPANFPEEIVGIEAMKSLYKGVMDYEQSYDRIYLPTSNPNTVIVKFNGQVTTGEGKPYNNAYVNIYMVKQGKITEIVEMFNLNILLSGWPGLKPESYSVHAAGASTTSGVTLEAVVFNSQGVNLKGHLFLPPNFDASKTYPAAIVTGSWTSVKEQMPDEYASLLARDGLITLTFDFTGFGESEGQPRQVEDYQLKIADIKAAVDFLTRHPSVNKDELSGLGVCASSGYMAHATAQDKRIKQLVLVAPWLHNPAIAKSIYDLRPGGTEGLLASSKAAKAKYESTGEMEYVLGASELDPLSAMYVPENAFDYYLDPAKAAGAKYDNRFAVSSWEPWLTFDGIAAGKEITQPVFIVHSESGAVPHGAKEFYDHLKGDKEIVWLNDFNQQQLYFEEAAVNAAMGEVVKYLSK, encoded by the coding sequence ATGGATACGCAAACTTTAGCACAAACAACGATCCTTTCAGAGGATCAACAGGCAATCAAAGACCTGATCGATGAGCTTTTTAAGGCGGCTGATGATCGTAAATGGGGAATCGCGGAAAGTACAATGGCGAATTCCGTCTATGTAGATTATTCGGCGCTGGGAGGGACTGTAGGATTTCAGTCTCCTGAAGAGATCGTCAGTGGTTGGAAAGCCTTCTTACCCGGATTTGATCGTACGGTACATCAGGTTCATAACCAGGCCATTTGGGTCGCTGGTGATCGGGCATCGGCTACTTTCGATGCGATCGCTGCACACTATCTGGAAGCAGGATCAGGCGAGAATCACTGGACTGTTTTTGTAGGGTATGATACGGAATTTATCAAGCAGGATGGTAAATGGCGTCTGGCGCGAATTGATTTGAGTTTGTACGATCAGGTGGGGAATTCCGAATTACCTCAGGCAGCTTTAGCGGTAATGGAGAATGGCGCTGCGAATCCTTTGGCTTCCGCGTCGGATGCGACAGCTACCGTTGAAAAATTCTTTCAGGCATTGGAAGCGACCAATTTCGAAGCATTAGTCAATACCCTGGATGACGAAGTAGTTCAGAAAATGCCTTTGGCTCCTGCCAATTTTCCTGAAGAGATTGTGGGAATTGAAGCCATGAAATCACTTTACAAAGGCGTGATGGATTATGAGCAGTCGTATGATCGAATCTACCTTCCGACTTCCAATCCTAATACAGTGATTGTAAAATTTAACGGACAAGTCACTACCGGTGAAGGCAAGCCTTACAACAATGCCTATGTCAATATCTACATGGTAAAACAAGGTAAAATCACGGAGATCGTGGAGATGTTCAACCTTAATATCTTGTTAAGTGGATGGCCAGGCCTGAAGCCAGAAAGTTATTCCGTACATGCGGCGGGGGCTTCTACTACATCAGGTGTCACACTAGAAGCAGTGGTGTTCAATAGTCAGGGTGTGAATTTGAAAGGACACCTGTTTTTACCTCCAAATTTTGATGCAAGTAAAACTTATCCTGCTGCAATTGTAACAGGAAGCTGGACCAGCGTGAAAGAGCAAATGCCTGACGAATATGCCAGCTTATTGGCCAGAGATGGCCTGATCACCTTAACCTTTGATTTCACCGGTTTCGGTGAAAGTGAAGGTCAACCAAGGCAGGTGGAAGATTACCAACTGAAGATCGCCGACATCAAGGCTGCGGTAGACTTCTTGACCCGCCATCCTTCAGTAAACAAAGACGAACTTTCTGGATTGGGCGTCTGTGCAAGTTCAGGATACATGGCCCATGCGACAGCTCAGGACAAAAGGATCAAACAATTGGTATTAGTGGCTCCGTGGTTGCACAATCCAGCGATTGCTAAGTCCATCTATGACTTACGACCAGGTGGAACAGAAGGCTTGTTGGCTTCTTCTAAAGCAGCCAAGGCAAAATATGAGAGCACTGGAGAAATGGAATATGTGCTCGGTGCGAGCGAATTAGATCCTTTGAGTGCGATGTATGTTCCTGAAAATGCCTTTGATTATTACCTCGATCCTGCAAAAGCCGCTGGAGCGAAATATGACAACCGATTTGCGGTAAGTAGCTGGGAGCCCTGGTTAACGTTTGATGGAATTGCAGCTGGCAAAGAGATCACGCAACCAGTGTTCATTGTCCACAGTGAAAGTGGGGCAGTACCACATGGAGCGAAAGAGTTTTATGATCACCTGAAAGGAGATAAGGAGATCGTGTGGCTTAATGACTTCAACCAACAGCAGCTGTACTTCGAAGAAGCTGCAGTCAATGCTGCGATGGGGGAAGTAGTGAAGTATTTGTCGAAGTAA
- a CDS encoding helix-turn-helix domain-containing protein, whose protein sequence is MNETLHFPTLATYCEGIGISEPKWSDFDIRSFEDNMKSVRHQMPPFKHEFYAVALKLEGAGAASTGNYQTPERGATIFFNSPYQITHWDIAPDWKGYYVIFSEEFLMDRSRRLVEAYPFLLVDNTIPMSIEGNEARLFESTFQEIFSEFRECLPNNRSVIQHYLEILLVKTSRTFNRIVNKEQLTYKERNNDLNLVSRFKSLIETSFQPGFEHKTTSPHQVQFYADQLAIHPNHLNAVVKRITTHSASEHIQKHVLNQAKSTLKHTGKSVKEIAHELHYPYPNHFTNFFKKQTGMTPVAFRGSA, encoded by the coding sequence ATGAACGAAACGCTCCACTTTCCAACGTTAGCGACTTATTGCGAAGGTATAGGTATATCAGAACCGAAATGGAGCGATTTTGATATAAGAAGTTTTGAAGACAACATGAAGTCGGTCCGGCATCAGATGCCTCCATTTAAGCATGAATTCTATGCCGTAGCCCTGAAGCTGGAAGGTGCAGGAGCGGCCTCAACGGGTAATTATCAAACGCCAGAAAGAGGGGCAACAATCTTTTTTAATTCCCCGTACCAGATCACGCATTGGGACATTGCGCCAGATTGGAAAGGCTACTACGTGATCTTTTCAGAGGAGTTTTTGATGGACCGTTCGCGCCGACTGGTAGAAGCGTATCCTTTTTTACTCGTGGATAACACCATACCCATGTCTATCGAAGGGAATGAAGCCAGGCTATTCGAAAGCACCTTTCAGGAGATCTTTTCAGAATTCCGCGAATGCCTGCCTAATAATAGATCAGTGATTCAGCATTATCTGGAGATCTTGTTGGTGAAAACGTCCCGGACCTTCAATCGAATTGTCAATAAGGAGCAGTTGACTTACAAGGAGAGGAATAATGACCTCAATTTGGTCAGTCGATTTAAATCATTGATCGAAACCAGTTTCCAGCCGGGTTTTGAGCACAAGACCACCTCTCCACATCAAGTGCAGTTTTATGCAGATCAATTAGCGATCCATCCGAATCATCTGAATGCCGTTGTAAAGCGAATTACGACGCATTCCGCTTCCGAGCACATTCAAAAGCATGTCCTTAATCAAGCCAAGTCTACGCTGAAACATACCGGTAAGTCAGTGAAAGAGATCGCGCATGAATTGCATTATCCCTATCCGAATCATTTCACGAATTTCTTCAAGAAGCAAACCGGGATGACTCCCGTCGCTTTCCGGGGGAGTGCTTAG
- a CDS encoding GNAT family N-acetyltransferase — translation MKISEATYSIAHSLTELTIRSKAHWGYSPEQMEAWRADLTISEDYVAQNHVFALKDQQQILGYYSFFEESSAVVKLDNLFIDPDFMGQGFGGKLMDDFIQKVEIMGFEKVTLDADPNARTFYLKYGFRIAGRLETSIPGRYLPVMRLDLKSAQKTDWKIKNMPKETSVFKLQRSFSNKELIRLKRGLVPHHMEDKWLIYFENNKLYFHRSWSGTCIYIVSITQIADGAEISHVLVNRNDDQYRFESRESEQQRLTFIIDRILLGKQVTHPSDQS, via the coding sequence ATGAAAATCTCAGAAGCTACTTACAGTATTGCCCATAGCCTTACCGAATTGACGATCCGATCCAAAGCGCATTGGGGATATTCACCCGAACAAATGGAAGCTTGGCGAGCCGACTTAACCATTTCTGAAGATTACGTTGCTCAAAACCATGTCTTTGCACTTAAAGATCAACAGCAAATACTTGGTTATTATTCATTTTTTGAGGAATCAAGCGCGGTTGTCAAATTGGACAATCTGTTTATCGATCCGGATTTTATGGGTCAGGGCTTCGGCGGAAAACTGATGGATGATTTTATTCAAAAAGTTGAAATAATGGGTTTCGAAAAAGTCACCCTTGACGCTGATCCTAACGCTCGTACGTTCTACTTGAAATATGGCTTTCGAATTGCTGGAAGACTGGAAACTTCCATACCAGGAAGATACTTACCAGTCATGCGGTTGGATCTGAAATCCGCACAAAAAACGGACTGGAAGATTAAGAATATGCCTAAGGAAACGTCTGTTTTTAAGCTTCAAAGGTCTTTTTCCAATAAAGAGCTTATCCGTCTAAAAAGAGGATTGGTCCCTCACCATATGGAAGATAAATGGCTCATCTATTTTGAAAACAACAAACTCTATTTTCATCGGAGCTGGAGTGGCACTTGCATTTATATAGTTTCCATAACACAAATTGCTGATGGAGCTGAGATCTCCCATGTCCTTGTGAACAGAAATGATGATCAATATCGTTTTGAAAGTAGGGAATCAGAACAACAAAGATTGACTTTCATCATTGATCGCATACTACTTGGCAAACAAGTAACTCACCCTTCAGATCAATCATAA